Proteins encoded together in one Kitasatospora albolonga window:
- a CDS encoding glyoxalase, with protein MTSHVRHITIDCADPYALGTFWSRVLGAPLADDDFPGDPEALLETPGAAILFVRNDDPKAVKNRVHLDVQPQDRSRDEEVERLLALGATLVGDHRRPNGRGWATLADPEGNEFCVECSAAERAALTGTRLPVTADDVTTAVRLAVDALAGAPADRWEAPAGGLTWTCWETAEHLSDDLFAYAVQLGPRTPPLDGEVPYRWAPERQGGPYNAVFADRAAGPAGLLATLEASGALLASMVRTTPPEVRSYHGFGISDPEGFAAMGVVETLVHTHDLAEGLGLAWAPPAALCDRVLARLFPGAPAGGDRWTVLLWATGRAGLPDHPRRTVWRWDGRPLADQTASSAG; from the coding sequence ATGACTTCTCACGTACGGCACATCACGATCGACTGCGCCGATCCCTACGCGCTCGGCACCTTCTGGTCCCGGGTGCTCGGCGCGCCGCTCGCCGACGACGACTTCCCCGGCGATCCGGAGGCCCTGCTCGAGACCCCCGGCGCGGCAATCCTCTTCGTCCGGAACGACGACCCGAAGGCCGTCAAGAACCGCGTCCACCTGGATGTCCAGCCGCAGGACCGCAGCCGGGACGAGGAGGTCGAGCGGCTGCTCGCGCTCGGCGCCACGCTCGTGGGCGACCATCGCAGGCCGAACGGGCGGGGGTGGGCGACCCTGGCGGACCCCGAGGGCAACGAGTTCTGCGTGGAGTGCTCGGCCGCCGAGCGGGCCGCGCTGACCGGGACCCGGCTGCCGGTCACCGCCGACGATGTGACGACAGCCGTCCGGCTCGCGGTGGATGCGCTGGCCGGGGCCCCGGCGGACCGCTGGGAGGCCCCCGCCGGAGGGCTCACGTGGACCTGCTGGGAGACGGCGGAGCACCTGAGCGACGACCTCTTCGCGTACGCCGTCCAGCTGGGCCCGCGCACGCCCCCGCTCGACGGTGAGGTGCCCTACCGGTGGGCGCCCGAGCGGCAGGGCGGGCCGTACAACGCCGTCTTCGCGGACCGGGCGGCCGGGCCCGCCGGTCTGCTGGCGACCCTGGAGGCGAGCGGGGCGCTGCTGGCCTCGATGGTGCGGACGACCCCGCCGGAGGTGCGCTCGTACCACGGGTTCGGGATCTCCGACCCGGAGGGCTTCGCCGCGATGGGGGTGGTGGAGACCCTGGTGCACACGCATGACCTGGCCGAGGGCCTCGGGCTCGCCTGGGCGCCGCCCGCCGCGCTCTGCGACCGGGTGCTGGCCCGGCTCTTCCCCGGGGCCCCGGCGGGCGGCGACCGGTGGACCGTCCTGCTGTGGGCCACCGGTCGCGCCGGACTGCCGGACCACCCGCGCCGCACCGTGTGGCGGTGGGACGGGCGGCCCCTGGCGGATCAGACGGCGTCGAGCGCCGGGTAG
- a CDS encoding alkene reductase — protein MTTAFDPIDLSGTPLANRIVMAPMTRSRAGEGGTATELTAAYYAQRASAGLVITEGIQPSAVGQGYPFTPGLHSAEQVASWRKVTDAVHAEGGRIFAQIMHSGRIGHPSLLPDGLVPVGPSPVKAAGQVYTAEGAKDFVEPHELTDAEIRQTVADFVTASRNAVEAGFDGVELHGANGYLIHQFLAPNTNLRTDEWGGSETARIRFAVEVVKAVAAEIGAARTALRISPSNGYNDIDEPAPDAVYTALAQEIEPLGLAYLHILEGAPIRELTLALRKVFTGPVLINVHSDGPTGPDHLTVIEDGIADLISYGALFLANPDLPARLKAGGPFNTPDPSTFFGGDAKGYTDYPALDAV, from the coding sequence ATGACCACCGCTTTCGACCCGATCGACCTGTCCGGCACCCCGCTGGCCAACCGCATCGTGATGGCCCCGATGACCCGGAGCCGGGCAGGCGAGGGCGGTACGGCCACCGAGCTGACCGCCGCCTACTACGCCCAGCGCGCCTCGGCCGGCCTCGTCATCACCGAGGGCATCCAGCCCTCCGCCGTCGGCCAGGGCTACCCCTTCACCCCGGGGCTCCACAGCGCCGAGCAGGTCGCCTCCTGGCGCAAGGTCACCGACGCCGTGCACGCCGAGGGCGGCCGGATCTTCGCCCAGATCATGCACTCCGGCCGCATCGGCCACCCCAGCCTGCTCCCCGACGGCCTCGTCCCGGTCGGCCCCTCCCCGGTCAAGGCCGCCGGTCAGGTCTACACCGCCGAGGGCGCCAAGGACTTCGTCGAGCCGCACGAGCTGACCGACGCCGAGATCCGGCAGACCGTCGCCGACTTCGTCACCGCCTCCCGCAACGCCGTCGAAGCCGGGTTCGACGGTGTGGAGCTGCACGGCGCCAACGGCTACCTCATCCACCAGTTCCTCGCGCCCAACACCAACCTGCGCACCGATGAGTGGGGCGGCTCGGAGACCGCGCGCATCCGGTTCGCCGTGGAGGTCGTCAAGGCGGTCGCGGCCGAGATCGGCGCCGCCCGCACCGCTCTGCGCATCTCGCCCTCGAACGGCTACAACGACATCGACGAGCCCGCCCCGGACGCCGTCTACACCGCCCTGGCCCAGGAGATCGAACCCCTCGGCCTCGCCTACCTGCACATCCTGGAAGGCGCCCCGATCCGCGAACTGACCCTCGCCCTGCGCAAGGTGTTCACTGGCCCCGTCCTGATCAACGTGCACTCCGACGGGCCGACCGGGCCGGACCACCTCACCGTGATCGAGGACGGGATCGCCGACCTCATCTCGTACGGCGCGCTCTTCCTCGCCAACCCGGACCTGCCCGCCCGGCTCAAGGCCGGTGGCCCCTTCAACACCCCCGACCCGTCGACCTTCTTCGGCGGCGACGCCAAGGGCTACACCGACTACCCGGCGCTCGACGCCGTCTGA
- a CDS encoding MarR family transcriptional regulator, with product MPGAALGGPVSHAVSRVARLHRIAAGKLLKGLGLYPGQELLMMHLWDAGPVRQAELIRALELDPSTITKMLQRLEQTGHVRRRPDPDDRRAVLVEATDESCALHAAVRDAWGSLEEHTLAGLESAERTELTRLLAKVEANLCQETAGCPERG from the coding sequence CTGCCCGGAGCGGCGCTCGGCGGGCCCGTGAGCCACGCCGTCTCCCGGGTGGCCCGGCTGCACCGGATCGCGGCGGGGAAGCTGCTCAAGGGGCTCGGGCTCTACCCCGGGCAGGAGCTCCTGATGATGCACCTGTGGGACGCGGGCCCGGTCCGCCAGGCCGAGCTGATCAGGGCCCTGGAGCTGGACCCGTCCACGATCACCAAGATGCTCCAGCGCCTCGAACAGACCGGGCACGTGCGCCGCCGCCCCGACCCGGACGACCGGCGGGCCGTGCTGGTGGAGGCGACGGACGAGAGCTGCGCGCTGCACGCGGCGGTGCGGGACGCCTGGGGCAGCCTGGAGGAGCACACGCTCGCGGGCCTGGAGAGCGCCGAGCGTACGGAGCTGACGCGGCTGCTGGCGAAGGTGGAGGCGAACCTCTGCCAGGAGACGGCGGGGTGCCCGGAGCGGGGCTGA
- a CDS encoding class V aminotransferase: protein MTISPLSRVAAAEFAPEVTYLNTSSWGLLPRRTIAAVKALADENAVGRRTGAGSFDAVEAARVGFARLAGVHPDRVATGSSVTVHVGLIAASLPAGAEVLAPEGEFTSVVSPFALRGDLRMRYVPLADLADAVRPTTALVAFSSVQSADGRVAGLAAVRAAAAAHGARTLLDATQSAGWFPLDAGAYDYTVTGGFKYLLCPRGTSFLTVTEEAQATLPNLFAGWVAAGAPWTGNYGPLERVAPGARGFDEPPAFLSYHGAEHSLALLAEIGTEALYAHATGLAARLRAGLVERGHEVVPGESAIVSVPGLDHREPELAKAGIAVSTPAGNLRISCHLYNTEADVDRVLEVLG, encoded by the coding sequence ATGACGATCTCTCCGCTCAGCCGGGTGGCCGCCGCCGAGTTCGCGCCCGAGGTCACGTACCTCAACACCTCCAGCTGGGGGCTGCTGCCCCGCCGGACCATCGCCGCCGTCAAGGCCCTCGCCGACGAGAACGCCGTCGGCCGCCGGACCGGCGCGGGCAGCTTCGACGCGGTGGAGGCGGCCCGCGTCGGCTTCGCCCGGCTCGCCGGGGTGCACCCGGACCGGGTCGCCACCGGCAGCTCGGTCACCGTCCATGTCGGGCTGATCGCCGCCTCGCTCCCGGCGGGGGCGGAAGTCCTGGCGCCCGAGGGGGAGTTCACCTCCGTCGTCAGCCCGTTCGCGCTCCGGGGCGATCTGCGGATGCGGTACGTGCCCCTCGCGGACCTCGCCGACGCCGTACGGCCCACCACCGCGCTCGTCGCCTTCTCCTCGGTCCAGTCCGCCGACGGCCGGGTCGCCGGCCTCGCCGCCGTCCGCGCTGCCGCCGCCGCCCACGGGGCCCGAACCCTGCTGGACGCCACCCAGTCGGCGGGCTGGTTCCCGCTGGATGCGGGGGCGTACGACTACACCGTCACCGGCGGCTTCAAGTACCTGCTCTGCCCACGCGGTACGTCGTTCCTCACCGTCACCGAGGAGGCGCAGGCCACCCTGCCGAACCTCTTCGCGGGCTGGGTCGCCGCCGGGGCGCCCTGGACCGGCAACTACGGTCCGCTGGAGCGGGTCGCGCCCGGGGCCCGGGGGTTCGACGAGCCGCCCGCCTTCCTCTCCTACCACGGGGCCGAGCACTCCCTCGCGCTGCTCGCGGAGATCGGGACCGAGGCGCTGTACGCGCACGCCACCGGGCTCGCCGCCCGGCTGCGCGCGGGGCTGGTGGAGCGGGGGCACGAGGTGGTCCCGGGGGAGTCCGCGATCGTCTCCGTGCCGGGGCTCGACCACCGCGAGCCGGAGCTCGCGAAGGCCGGGATCGCGGTCTCGACGCCCGCCGGGAACCTGCGGATCTCCTGCCACCTCTACAACACGGAGGCCGATGTGGACCGGGTGCTGGAGGTGCTGGGCTGA
- a CDS encoding protein-disulfide isomerase has translation MRVEIWSDIACPWCYIGKARFEKALAGFAHRDEVEIVHRSFELDPGRARGEREQVVDMLAAKYGRTREEAAGMEANVAANARAEGLGYRTEGRDHGSTFDIHRLLHLAKARGLQDELLTLAYRANFAEERSVFDDDVLLALAVEAGLDADEARAVLADPEAYADDVRADEREASELGANAVPFFVLDRRYGISGGQPSEVFVQALEQAWKDRPATALTTVGGEAAACDTDGACEVPKG, from the coding sequence ATGCGCGTCGAGATCTGGTCCGACATCGCCTGTCCCTGGTGCTACATCGGCAAGGCCCGCTTCGAGAAGGCCCTCGCCGGGTTCGCCCACCGGGACGAGGTCGAGATCGTGCACCGCTCCTTCGAGCTCGACCCCGGCCGGGCCAGGGGCGAGCGGGAGCAGGTCGTCGACATGCTGGCCGCCAAGTACGGGCGGACCCGGGAGGAGGCCGCCGGTATGGAGGCCAACGTCGCGGCCAACGCGCGGGCCGAGGGGCTCGGTTACCGGACCGAGGGCCGGGACCACGGCTCCACCTTCGACATCCACCGGCTGCTGCACCTGGCCAAGGCCCGCGGGCTCCAGGACGAGCTGCTGACCCTCGCCTACCGGGCCAACTTCGCCGAGGAGCGGTCCGTCTTCGACGACGACGTGCTGCTCGCCCTCGCCGTGGAGGCCGGGCTCGACGCCGACGAGGCGCGGGCGGTGCTCGCCGACCCCGAGGCGTACGCGGACGATGTCCGGGCCGATGAGCGCGAGGCGTCCGAACTGGGCGCCAACGCGGTGCCGTTCTTCGTGCTCGACCGGCGGTACGGGATCTCCGGCGGCCAGCCGTCGGAGGTCTTCGTCCAGGCGCTGGAGCAGGCGTGGAAGGACCGCCCGGCCACCGCGCTGACCACCGTCGGCGGCGAAGCGGCGGCCTGCGACACGGACGGGGCCTGTGAGGTCCCGAAGGGGTGA
- a CDS encoding cytochrome produces MPLVRPGFSVLSDAFAADPYRHFARLREQAPVHYEPAVDSYFLSRHQDVGRVLTDHRAFTTETLQARAEPVMRGPVLAQMTGAEHTAKRGIVVRGLTGEALREQTRGVRARAAELLAPLLARGRMDLVGDFGKPFAVQVTLDLLGLDRGDWRRVAAWHSGVAEFITGLTLTPERRRHCMECAEQLESYLVPVIERRRREPGPDLISKLCAAEFEGTALSVRDITALIINVLAAATEPADKTLALLVRHLIDRPGQLARVRRDPALLPAAIAETLRYTPPVQLVPRRAERAAVIAGTTVPAGATVFCMIGAANRDPAVFADPDTFDIDRADLGTARSFTAAAQHLAFGTGLHQCVGAAFARAEIETVAAMLLPLLDEVRYRPGFRYRETGLYTRGPVSLPLVFTPVRTPLPEDATPGG; encoded by the coding sequence ATGCCCCTGGTACGTCCCGGCTTCAGCGTTCTGTCGGACGCGTTCGCCGCCGATCCCTACCGCCACTTCGCCCGGCTGCGGGAGCAGGCTCCGGTGCACTACGAGCCCGCCGTCGACAGCTACTTCCTCTCCCGCCACCAGGACGTCGGACGGGTGCTGACCGACCACCGGGCGTTCACCACCGAGACGCTGCAAGCACGCGCCGAACCGGTGATGCGCGGGCCGGTCCTCGCCCAGATGACCGGGGCGGAGCACACCGCCAAGCGCGGGATCGTCGTCCGTGGGCTGACCGGCGAGGCCCTGCGCGAGCAGACGCGGGGCGTGCGCGCCCGGGCCGCCGAGTTGCTCGCGCCCCTGCTCGCCCGGGGGCGGATGGACCTGGTCGGCGACTTCGGCAAGCCCTTCGCCGTACAGGTGACGCTGGACCTCCTCGGGCTGGACCGCGGGGACTGGCGGCGGGTGGCCGCCTGGCACAGCGGGGTCGCCGAGTTCATCACCGGCCTGACCCTCACCCCCGAGCGCCGCCGGCACTGCATGGAGTGCGCCGAGCAGCTGGAGAGCTACCTCGTCCCCGTCATCGAGCGACGCCGCCGCGAACCGGGCCCGGACCTGATATCGAAGCTGTGCGCCGCGGAGTTCGAGGGCACCGCCCTGAGCGTCCGGGACATCACAGCGCTGATCATCAATGTGCTCGCCGCCGCCACCGAGCCCGCCGACAAGACCCTCGCCCTGCTCGTCAGGCATCTGATCGACCGTCCCGGGCAGCTGGCGCGGGTGCGCCGGGACCCGGCCCTGCTGCCCGCCGCGATCGCCGAGACCCTGCGGTACACCCCGCCGGTCCAGCTGGTCCCCCGCCGGGCGGAGCGGGCGGCGGTGATCGCCGGGACCACCGTCCCGGCCGGTGCCACGGTGTTCTGCATGATCGGCGCGGCCAACCGCGACCCCGCCGTCTTCGCCGACCCGGACACCTTCGACATCGACCGCGCCGACCTCGGCACCGCCCGCTCCTTCACGGCGGCGGCCCAGCACCTGGCCTTCGGCACCGGGCTCCACCAGTGCGTGGGCGCGGCCTTCGCCCGGGCCGAGATCGAGACCGTCGCCGCGATGCTCCTGCCGCTGCTCGACGAGGTCCGCTACCGCCCCGGCTTCCGCTACCGGGAGACCGGCCTCTACACCCGGGGCCCCGTCTCGCTGCCGCTGGTCTTCACTCCCGTACGCACTCCGCTCCCCGAGGACGCAACCCCGGGCGGCTGA
- a CDS encoding ATP-binding protein: MASVGERLSRARVQAFVGRGGELERFAEALAGGPHTPFAFFVCGPGGIGKSTLLRRMADHARTADRHLVELDGRFVSRDPADFERAAGAFLDVPGTVLLVDSFEHCQWLESWLRHRFLPRAADDTLIVLAGRRPPEPEWTADPAWSRLLHVTELGPFTEEQARSLLASAHIRPELRDRVLRFAGGNPLALSLAAAAGSKGCGHEEIWTPSADVLRTLLAGLIGEVPTAAHRRALEVAAQAHSTSEELLASVLPEEDAHPLFSWLRDLPFMESTHRGLHPHDAARETLAADLRWRAPNAYEAMRRRLADEYLRLLREAPEERVWTVTDDLFHLFRESRILARLRTWSREDEVHDRPLHPGDLDAVLAMAEETEGPASAALVRHWAGRQPQAFSVYRLVSTGRMVAFTARLALSAPPGPEDLAADPVVAAAWRYAEATAPVSPGEHIGVSRFSVYPERYQVPSRVIDLSSSRAQAEAARARGRAYGFAVYRDAEAWAERVRGTLADTGERPRVGEHTYGLFAVDWRRTPVETWLGRFISATTDEPLSPGPSPLPRTAFDQAVREALTHWGDASAFAACALLRSRLAADSAEPVPHLRELLRRAVDELARDPRGVRAREALTAGYFSRVPTQEAAARRLGLPYGTYRRHVRQGLDLLCDALWQRELHGER, encoded by the coding sequence ATGGCATCGGTCGGGGAGCGGCTGAGCAGAGCGCGCGTACAGGCGTTCGTCGGGCGGGGCGGGGAGCTGGAGCGCTTCGCGGAGGCTCTGGCCGGGGGGCCGCACACCCCGTTCGCGTTCTTCGTGTGCGGGCCGGGAGGCATCGGGAAGTCGACGCTGCTGCGGCGCATGGCGGACCACGCCCGTACGGCGGACCGGCACCTCGTCGAGCTCGACGGGCGGTTCGTCAGCCGGGACCCGGCCGACTTCGAGCGGGCCGCCGGAGCCTTCCTGGACGTGCCGGGGACCGTCCTGCTGGTGGACTCCTTCGAGCACTGCCAGTGGCTGGAGAGCTGGCTGCGGCACCGCTTCCTGCCCCGCGCCGCCGACGACACCCTGATCGTGCTGGCAGGCCGGCGCCCGCCGGAGCCGGAGTGGACCGCCGACCCCGCCTGGTCCCGGCTTCTGCACGTCACCGAACTGGGGCCGTTCACCGAGGAACAGGCCCGCTCCCTGCTGGCCTCGGCGCACATCCGGCCCGAACTGCGCGACCGGGTCCTGCGGTTCGCCGGGGGCAACCCGCTGGCCCTGTCCCTCGCGGCGGCGGCGGGATCGAAGGGCTGCGGCCACGAGGAGATCTGGACCCCGTCGGCGGACGTCCTGCGCACCCTGCTGGCGGGGCTGATCGGCGAGGTGCCCACGGCCGCCCACCGCCGTGCCCTGGAAGTGGCGGCGCAGGCGCACTCGACGTCCGAGGAGCTGCTCGCCTCGGTGCTCCCCGAGGAGGACGCCCATCCGCTCTTCTCCTGGCTGCGGGACCTGCCCTTCATGGAGTCCACCCACCGGGGTCTCCACCCGCACGACGCGGCCCGCGAGACGCTCGCCGCCGATCTGCGCTGGCGGGCGCCCAACGCCTACGAGGCGATGCGCCGACGGCTGGCGGACGAGTATCTGCGTCTCCTGCGCGAGGCTCCGGAGGAACGGGTCTGGACCGTCACCGACGACCTCTTCCACCTCTTCCGGGAGAGCAGGATTCTCGCCCGGCTGCGCACCTGGTCCCGTGAGGACGAGGTGCACGACCGCCCCCTCCACCCGGGCGACCTCGACGCGGTGCTCGCCATGGCCGAGGAGACCGAGGGCCCGGCTTCGGCGGCGCTGGTCCGCCACTGGGCCGGGCGCCAGCCGCAGGCGTTCAGCGTCTACCGGCTGGTGAGCACGGGCCGGATGGTGGCGTTCACCGCCCGCCTGGCGCTGTCCGCCCCGCCCGGTCCCGAGGACCTGGCCGCCGATCCCGTGGTCGCCGCCGCCTGGCGGTACGCGGAGGCCACCGCGCCCGTGAGCCCGGGCGAGCACATCGGCGTCAGCCGTTTCTCGGTCTACCCCGAGCGGTACCAGGTGCCCTCGCGCGTCATCGACCTGAGCAGCTCCCGGGCCCAGGCGGAGGCCGCCCGCGCCCGGGGACGCGCCTACGGGTTCGCCGTCTACCGGGACGCCGAAGCCTGGGCCGAGCGGGTGCGGGGCACGCTCGCCGACACCGGGGAGCGCCCGCGGGTCGGTGAGCACACCTACGGGCTGTTCGCCGTCGACTGGCGCCGCACCCCGGTGGAGACCTGGCTCGGCCGCTTCATCTCCGCCACCACCGACGAGCCGCTCTCGCCGGGGCCCTCGCCCCTTCCCCGTACGGCGTTCGACCAGGCGGTACGGGAGGCGCTGACGCACTGGGGCGACGCCTCGGCCTTCGCCGCCTGCGCGCTGCTGCGCAGCCGCCTCGCGGCCGACTCCGCGGAACCCGTCCCGCACCTGCGCGAGCTGCTGCGCCGGGCCGTCGACGAGCTGGCCCGGGACCCGCGCGGGGTGCGCGCCCGGGAGGCGCTGACGGCGGGCTACTTCTCCCGCGTACCGACCCAGGAGGCCGCCGCCCGTCGGCTCGGCCTGCCGTACGGCACCTACCGGCGCCATGTGCGCCAGGGCCTCGACCTGCTCTGCGACGCCCTGTGGCAGCGGGAGTTGCACGGCGAGCGGTAG
- a CDS encoding MFS transporter yields the protein MWTAASPRLCVMNLGRTKDGPAAAPRPGAALAALAAAQFTVMLATSIVNVALPQIRLGAGLSDGGMTWVVNAYSLAFGALLLAGGRAGDLLGRRRVLVAGLVLFAGASAAAGLTASPGVLIAARTVQGLGAAAIAPAALALTIGLFPPGPGRARALGVWGAVSGAGGAAGVLLGGILTQAWGWPWIFHAVAIGTVLVLVAVVALVPRGGGRVPGRFDLPGTVTVTLALTGLVWALTRAREAGWTDPGVVGGLLGSLVLFAAFAVIERRRPDALVPPRLFATGRVAPGNLLMALLGSVWIALFFFLPLSMQQVLGMSALATGVGQLPLAAANMLGALAAPRLARRTGATATLTAGLLLEGAGLLWLSRIDSGGSYAADVLGPTVLIGLGLGLAFVQLTALAVDGVPGRDAGLAGGLVNTTRQIGGVIGLACLATLAGSVTAGVSVHTPGPEALTAGYRAAFAVSAGVLAATALLAPLLTCRSRRTGTADGTADTGTPPHAPSATAPHRTSRDRNRASAARPFPSPPSPPTDRDTACTPSTPPLPSSSAWPR from the coding sequence ATGTGGACAGCGGCCAGCCCGAGGCTGTGCGTCATGAACCTTGGACGTACGAAGGACGGGCCGGCCGCCGCGCCCCGCCCGGGAGCCGCGCTCGCGGCGCTGGCCGCGGCGCAGTTCACCGTCATGCTCGCCACCTCGATCGTGAACGTGGCCCTCCCGCAGATCCGCCTCGGGGCGGGCCTGTCGGACGGGGGCATGACGTGGGTGGTCAACGCCTACAGCCTGGCGTTCGGGGCGCTGCTCCTGGCCGGGGGCCGGGCGGGCGACCTGCTCGGCCGCCGCCGGGTGCTGGTCGCGGGGCTCGTGCTCTTCGCGGGGGCCTCGGCGGCGGCGGGCCTGACGGCCTCGCCGGGCGTGCTGATCGCCGCCCGTACCGTGCAGGGCCTCGGCGCCGCCGCCATCGCCCCCGCCGCCCTGGCCCTGACGATCGGACTGTTCCCGCCGGGCCCCGGCCGGGCCCGGGCCCTGGGGGTGTGGGGTGCCGTCTCGGGCGCGGGAGGGGCGGCCGGGGTGCTCCTGGGCGGCATCCTCACGCAGGCGTGGGGCTGGCCGTGGATCTTCCACGCCGTCGCGATCGGAACGGTGCTGGTGCTCGTCGCCGTGGTGGCGCTGGTGCCCCGGGGCGGCGGGCGTGTGCCCGGCCGGTTCGACCTGCCGGGTACGGTCACCGTCACCCTGGCCCTGACCGGTCTGGTGTGGGCGCTGACCCGGGCGCGGGAGGCGGGCTGGACGGACCCCGGGGTGGTCGGCGGGCTGCTCGGCTCCCTGGTGCTGTTCGCGGCCTTCGCGGTCATCGAGCGGCGACGGCCGGACGCCCTGGTGCCGCCCCGGCTGTTCGCCACCGGCCGCGTCGCCCCGGGCAACCTGCTGATGGCGCTGCTGGGTTCCGTGTGGATCGCGCTGTTCTTCTTCCTGCCGCTCTCCATGCAGCAGGTGCTGGGCATGAGCGCCCTGGCCACCGGCGTGGGCCAACTCCCGCTCGCCGCCGCCAACATGCTGGGCGCACTGGCGGCACCGCGGCTGGCCCGCCGTACCGGCGCCACCGCGACACTCACCGCCGGTCTGCTCCTCGAAGGGGCGGGGCTGCTCTGGCTGTCCCGTATCGACTCCGGCGGAAGCTACGCCGCCGATGTCCTCGGCCCGACCGTCCTCATCGGCCTGGGCCTGGGCCTCGCCTTCGTCCAGCTCACCGCGCTCGCCGTGGACGGCGTCCCGGGGCGGGACGCGGGGCTGGCCGGCGGGCTGGTGAACACCACCCGCCAGATCGGCGGGGTGATCGGCCTGGCCTGCCTCGCCACGCTGGCCGGGTCCGTGACGGCCGGGGTCTCGGTCCACACGCCGGGCCCGGAGGCCCTGACCGCCGGGTACCGGGCCGCCTTCGCGGTCTCCGCCGGAGTCCTGGCTGCCACGGCGCTGCTCGCTCCGCTGCTGACCTGCCGGAGCCGCCGTACGGGCACGGCCGACGGGACCGCTGACACCGGAACCCCGCCTCACGCGCCGAGTGCCACGGCACCGCACCGCACCTCCCGGGACAGGAACCGCGCATCTGCCGCCCGGCCTTTCCCCTCTCCGCCCTCACCACCGACCGACAGGGACACCGCATGCACACCGTCGACTCCACCGCTCCCGTCGTCGTCAGCCTGGCCGCGCTGA
- a CDS encoding dioxygenase has protein sequence MTTPPYLTGHYTPVADEITATGLTVEGSLPPELTGRLIRNSHNPKPGVTPAHWFKGSGMVHGIRLREGRAEWYRNRWVHTPALDGAPYMTDRGPDLTASTAGTHVIEHAGRLLALCEANLPFELTPDLETVGAHDFDGKLRTAMTAHPKEDPVTGELHFFGSSPFPPFLTHHVCDAKGELIHSAEIPGATASLKHDFALTRRHVVFVEGNVTFDPAEHSGIPYGWSDAQPSRIGVMPRGEGGARHVRWFSIEPGNMLHVGNAYEDGQGRIVLEGPTVDREGFRLSWNWWIGAPGRGAEPNARSYTRRWVIDLAAGSVDEQIIDDLAVEFPTLNEEYLGAEHRYQYAVSFPDQEGFGGYGVVKYDRVTGARRIHRVGDARLPSEAVFVPAAGAVNEDDGYLLTVVSDLKQDASQLLVLDASGLDRVAAVHLPRRVTAGIHGSWVPDEALDGVRP, from the coding sequence ATGACGACTCCGCCCTACCTGACCGGCCACTACACCCCCGTCGCCGACGAGATCACCGCCACCGGCCTCACCGTCGAGGGCAGCCTGCCCCCCGAGCTGACCGGGCGGCTGATCCGCAACAGCCACAACCCCAAGCCCGGCGTCACCCCCGCCCACTGGTTCAAGGGCAGCGGCATGGTGCACGGCATCCGGCTGCGCGAGGGCCGCGCCGAGTGGTACCGCAACCGCTGGGTCCACACCCCCGCCCTGGACGGCGCCCCCTACATGACCGACCGGGGCCCCGACCTCACCGCCAGCACCGCCGGTACCCATGTCATCGAGCACGCCGGACGCCTCCTCGCCCTCTGCGAGGCCAACCTCCCCTTCGAGCTCACCCCCGACCTGGAGACCGTGGGCGCCCACGACTTCGACGGCAAGCTGCGCACCGCCATGACCGCCCACCCCAAGGAGGACCCGGTCACCGGAGAGCTCCACTTCTTCGGCTCCTCCCCGTTCCCGCCCTTCCTGACCCACCACGTCTGCGACGCCAAGGGCGAGCTGATCCACAGCGCCGAGATTCCCGGGGCGACCGCCTCCCTCAAGCACGACTTCGCCCTGACCCGCCGTCATGTCGTCTTCGTCGAGGGCAACGTCACCTTCGACCCGGCCGAGCACTCCGGCATTCCGTACGGCTGGAGCGACGCCCAGCCCTCCCGCATCGGTGTCATGCCGCGCGGGGAGGGCGGGGCCCGGCACGTCCGGTGGTTCTCCATCGAACCCGGCAACATGCTGCACGTCGGCAACGCCTACGAGGACGGCCAGGGCCGGATCGTCCTGGAGGGGCCGACCGTCGACCGCGAGGGGTTCCGGCTCTCCTGGAACTGGTGGATCGGCGCGCCGGGGCGCGGCGCCGAGCCCAACGCCCGCTCCTACACCCGCCGCTGGGTGATCGACCTGGCGGCCGGTTCGGTGGACGAGCAGATCATCGACGACCTCGCGGTGGAGTTCCCCACCCTCAACGAGGAGTACCTGGGCGCCGAGCACCGCTACCAGTACGCGGTGTCCTTCCCCGACCAGGAGGGGTTCGGCGGCTACGGCGTGGTCAAGTACGACCGTGTCACGGGCGCCCGCCGCATCCACCGGGTCGGTGACGCCCGGCTGCCCAGCGAGGCCGTCTTCGTCCCGGCGGCCGGTGCGGTGAACGAGGACGACGGCTACCTCCTGACGGTCGTCTCCGACCTCAAGCAGGACGCCTCGCAGCTCCTGGTGCTGGACGCCTCGGGGCTCGACCGGGTCGCCGCCGTCCATCTGCCCCGCCGTGTCACCGCGGGCATCCACGGCTCCTGGGTCCCCGACGAGGCCCTGGACGGTGTCCGGCCCTGA